Proteins encoded by one window of Arachis ipaensis cultivar K30076 chromosome B04, Araip1.1, whole genome shotgun sequence:
- the LOC107636784 gene encoding uncharacterized protein LOC107636784: MPLYAKFMKEMLSNKRNWKEVEIEVLTKKCSAIIQRNPPEKQQDPGSFVIPCTIGNTLIRKTLCDLGASINVMPLSLMKKLQIDEVKPTRICLQLANRSIKFSFGVLEDLLVKVGSFIFPADFVILDMEEDKNASIILGRPFLAIGRALIDVHKCEVTMRANEEEIGLNVLEALQYPDDSEGCMRIDIIEPLVEELFEAERLEDDLNTSPEDTLLEVDEAALMSG, encoded by the coding sequence atgcctctgtatgctaagttcatgaaggagatgTTGAGCAACAAGAGGAACTGGAAAGAAGTAGAGATAGAGGTACTTACTAAAAAATGCAGTGCAATCATCCAGAGGAATCCCCCTGAAAAACAGCAGGATCCCGGGAGCTTTGTGATTCCTTGTACCATTGGAAACACCCTTATTCGGAAGACCttgtgtgatcttggagcaagcatcaacgtCATGCCACTATCATTGATGAAGAAGCTCCAAATTGATGAAGTAAAGCCTACCCGTATTTGTCTCCAACTTGCTAACCGTTCTATCAAGTTTTCCTTTGGAGTGTTGGAGGATCTACTTGTGAAAGTAGGGTCTTTTATcttccctgctgattttgtgatATTGGATATGGAAGAGGACAAGAATgcatccatcattcttggaagacccttcttagccatAGGAAGAGCCCTTATAGATGTTCATAAGTGTGAAGTAACTATGAGGgccaatgaagaggagattgggCTAAATGTTTTAGAGGCTTTGCAATATCCTGATGATTCTGAAGGATGCATGAGAATTGATATCATTGAACCTCTGGTTGAAGAATTGTTTGAAGCTGAAAGGCTTGAagatgatctcaacacttctccTGAAGACACTCTGCTTGAAGTTGATGAGGcagcactgatgagcggataa
- the LOC107639574 gene encoding AMP deaminase, with protein sequence MMDAYAFHLALAALVGASAVAVSAYFMHRKTLSQLLEFARAVDDDAGDTGGDGDLTNHARKHVNGGGGGVRARRRGRGYYRRGLSLPDVGAISGGGGMDGEDKWNGLPPVDGIPAGLPRLQSLREAKSMHPGTPKRNILRPISPKSPVASASAFESVEGSDDDDIAADNAAMDTTYLHTNGNVGTEVKNPYETLPDNVNANGEKMQIAATTPSMIRSHSMSGDLHGVPPDPIAADILRKEPEQETFVRLKVSPIEAPSPDEVEVYVVLQECLEMRKRYVFKEAVAPWDKEVISDPSTPKPNPQPFFYAPEGKSDHYFEMQDGVIHVYPNKDSTEELYPVADATTFFTDLHHILRVIAIGNIRTLCHHRLNLLEQKFNLHLMLNADREFLAQKSAPHRDFYNVRKVDTHVHHSACMNQKHLLRFIKSKLRKEPDEVVIFRDGTYLTLKEVFESLDLTGYDLNVDLLDVHADKSTFHRFDKFNLKYNPCGQSRLREIFLKQDNLIQGRFLGEVTKQVFADLAASKYQMAEYRISIYGRKQSEWDQLASWIVNNELYSENVVWLIQLPRLYNVYKEMGIVTSFQNILDNIFIPLFEVTVDPDSHPQLHVFLKQVVGLDLVDDESKPERRPTKHMPTPAQWTNVFNPAFSYYAYYCYANLYTLNKLRESKGMTTIKFRPHSGEAGDIDHLAATFLTAHNIAHGINLRKSPVLQYLYYLAQIGLAMSPLSNNSLFLDYHRNPFPMFFSRGLNVSLSTDDPLQIHLTKEPLVEEYSIAASVWKLSACDLCEIARNSVYQSGFSHALKSHWIGQEYYKRGPDGNDIQKTNVPHIRLEFRDMIWRDEMQQVYLGKAVIPEVVDR encoded by the exons ATGATGGACGCTTATGCCTTCCACCTCGCTCTTGCCGCTCTCGTCGGAGCTTCGGCGGTAGCTGTCTCTGCCTACTTCATGCACCGCAAGACCCTCTCCCAGCTCCTTGAGTTTGCGCGCGCCGTCGACGATGACGCCGGTGATACCGGCGGTGACGGAGATTTGACGAACCATGCAAGGAAGCATGTCAATGGTGGCGGCGGTGGAGTCCGCGCCAGGAGGAGGGGGAGAGGTTACTACCGGCGAGGGCTGTCGCTGCCGGATGTCGGAGCGATCTCCGGCGGTGGCGGAATGGACGGTGAGGATAAGTGGAACGGACTGCCTCCAGTCGATGGGATTCCGGCAGGATTGCCGCGGCTGCAATCGCTCCGGGAAG CAAAATCCATGCATCCTGGTACCCCAAAGAGAAATATTTTAAGACCGATTTCTCCCAAGTCACCTGTTGCAAGTGCCAGTGCCTTTGAAAGTGTAGAAGGATCAGACGATGATGATATTGCCGCTGACAATGCTGCAATGGATACAACATATCTGCATACAAATGGAAATGTT GGTACAGAAGTTAAAAACCCATATGAGACTTTACCTGATAATGTTAATGCTAATGGAGAGAAGATGCAAATAGCTGCCACAACACCAAGTATGATCCGTTCTCATAGTATGTCCGGTGACCTGCATGGTGTTCCACCTGATCCAATTGCAGCGGACATTCTCAGGAAAGAGCCAGAGCAAGAAACTTTTGTTCGACTTAAAGTTTCTCCCATTG aGGCTCCATCACCTGATGAAGTGGAAGTCTATGTGGTTCTTCAAGAGTGCCTTGAAATgagaaaaagatatgtttttaaaGAAGCGGTTGCTCCATGGGATAAAGAAGTTATATCTGACCCCAGCACTCCAAAGCCTAACCCACAGCCATTCTTTTATGCACCTGAAGGAAAGTCTGAT CACTACTTTGAAATGCAAGATGGGGTTATTCATGTATATCCAAATAAAGACT CAACAGAAGAGCTTTATCCTGTTGCAGATGCAACTACTTTTTTCACCGACCTCCATCATATACTTCGAGTCATAGCAATAGGGAATATACGAACTTTATGTCATCACCGGCTTAATCTTCTAGAACAA AAATTCAATCTGCATTTGATGCTAAATGCGGATAGGGAATTTCTTGCCCAAAAAAGTGCTCCACATCGAGACTTCTACAATGTCAGGAAAGTTGATACACATGTCCACCACTCAGCCTGCATGAATCAGAAACATCTTTTAAGGTTTATAAAATCAAAGCTGAGGAAAGAGCCCGATGAG GTTGTAATATTTCGAGATGGGACATATCTCACATTGAAAGAAGTTTTTGAGAGTCTGGATTTGACTGG ATATGATCTCAATGTTGACCTTTTGGACGTTCATGCAGACAAGAGCACATTTCATCGCTTTGACAAATTTAATCTTAAATACAATCCTTGTGGGCAAAGTAGGCTGAGGGAGATATTCCTTAAGCAAGATAATCTCATtcaag GTCGTTTCCTTGGTGAGGTGACAAAGCAAGTGTTTGCTGATCTTGCGGCCAGTAAATATCAG ATGGCAGAGTATAGAATATCAATATATGGGAGGAAACAAAGTGAGTGGGACCAACTAGCAAGTTGGATAGTCAATAATGAACTGTATAGCGAGAATGTTGTTTGGCTGATCCag CTTCCAAGGTTGTACAACGTGTACAAAGAGATGGGAATTGTGACCTCATTCCAGAACATCCTTGACAATATCTTTATTCCACTTTTTGAGGTTACTGTGGACCCTGATTCGCATCCTCAACTGCATGTTTTCTTGAAACAG GTTGTTGGGTTGGATTTGGTGGATGATGAAAGCAAACCTGAAAGACGGCCAACAAAACACATGCCTACACCTGCTCAATGGACTAACGTATTCAATCCAGCATTTTCATACTATGCCTATTACTGTTATGCCAATCTTTACACCTTAAACAAG CTACGTGAATCAAAGGGAATGACAACAATTAAATTCCGTCCACATTCTGGAGAG GCTGGTGATATTGACCACCTAGCTGCAACCTTTCTTACGGCTCACAACATTGCGCATGGAATCAATTTGAGAAAATCTCCTGTGCTTCAGTATTTATATTATTTAGCTCAA ATTGGGCTGGCAATGTCTCCTCTCAGCAATAACTCCCTATTCTTAGACTACCATCGAAATCCTTTTCCAATGTTCTTCTCACGGGGATTGAATGTTTCACTTTCTACCGATGATCCACTCCAAATTCACTTGACAAAGGAACCATTGGTTGAAGAATATAGCATAGCAGCTTCT GTATGGAAGCTGAGTGCATGTGATTTGTGTGAGATTGCCCGCAATTCTGTTTATCAATCAGGTTTTTCACATGCATTGAAG TCACATTGGATAGGTCAGGAGTACTATAAGAGGGGGCCAGATGGAAATGATATTCAAAAAACAAATGTTCCACATATACGATTGGAATTCCGAGACATG ATTTGGAGAGATGAGATGCAACAGGTTTATCTGGGCAAAGCCGTCATTCCTGAAGTAGTGGACAGATAG
- the LOC107636785 gene encoding uncharacterized protein LOC107636785 — MIRIALRQRKSSWEVRKYNKPHTCLATSISSDHRQLNYHVICARIFPLVRADVSVTIKVLQEATESTYGFRPSYRKVWMAKPKAVAQIYEDQEESYGELSHWILAVTSTMEDTIALLKTSLVRVGDQYGGTLLLAIAQDGNSNILPIAFALVEGENAESWTYFLTNLRRHVTPQLSILVISDRHNSIKTALEALDSGWQPPHAYQTFCIRHVAANFVPTVFVDTPST, encoded by the exons ATGATTCGTATCGCGCTGCGGCAACGAAAGAGCAGTTGGGAAGTTAGGAAGTACAACAAACCGCACACGTGTTTGGCCACTTCCATATCGAGCGACCATAGACAACTTAATTATCATGTCATTTGTGCGAGGATCTTTCCATTGGTCAGGGCGGATGTGTCGGTTACGATTAAAGTGTTGCAGGAAGCAACTGAGTCCACCTATGGTTTCAGGCCTAGTTATAGGAAGGTTTGGATGGCGAAGCCGAAGGCAGTAGCACAGATCTACGAGGACCAGGAGGAGTCTTATGGCGAGTTGTCCCATTGGATCCTTGCGGTGACGTCCACCATGGAAGATACAATAGCACTTCTGAAGACCTCTCTGGTTAGAGTGGGTGATCAG TACGGAGGGACCTTGTTATTAGCTATTGCTCAAGACGGAAACTCGAACATCTTGCCTATTGCATTTGCACTTGTGGAGGGAGAAAATGCAGAGTCTTGGACATACTTTCTGACCAACTTGAGAAGACATGTGACTCCACAATTGAGCATTCTGGTAATCTCTGACAGGCACAACAGCATCAAGACGGCACTAGAGGCACTTGATAGTGGTTGGCAACCTCCTCATGCTTATCAGACATTTTGTATTCGACATGTTGCCGCCAATTTTGTTCCCACGGTTTTTGTAGACACACCCTccacataa